A window of Aromatoleum bremense genomic DNA:
TGCCGACGGTGAGGATCAGCAGGGTCGACGGACCGTACAGCGCGTATCCCGCGGCGACCTGCTCGCGACCGGGCTGCAGGAAGCATTGCTCGTTCGGCTCCTTGGCACCTTCGGGAAAGCGCAGCACCGAGAAGATCGTGCCGACCGAGATATTGACGTCGATGTTCGACGAACCATCAAGCGGATCGAACAGCAGCAGGTAGCCGCCCTTCGGGTAGTCGAACGGAATCTGGTGCACCTCCTCGACCTCTTCCGATGCCATCGCCGCGAGGTGCCCGCCCCATTCGTTGGCCTGCAGCAGGATCTCGTTTGCGATCACGTCGAGCTTCTTTTGCGCTTCGCCCTGGATGTTGTCGGTGCCCGCCTCGCCGAGCAGGTCGGCCAGCGCCCCTTTCGAGACATTGACGCCGATCGCCTTCACCGCCCGGGCGACGACTTCAATCAGCAGTCGCAGGTCCGGGCTAGTGCGGCCAGCGCGCTGCTGCTCGATCAGGAATTGGGTTAGCGTGACGCGTCGCATGAATTGACTCCTTGTTGGTCCAGCCGGGCCAGACTTCAGTTTGTTTCGCAAGCTTGCGGCGCGGATTATCCCGCGGAAGGCGGTCGAGCGCACCACCGCACGCGGGC
This region includes:
- a CDS encoding class 1 fructose-bisphosphatase translates to MRRVTLTQFLIEQQRAGRTSPDLRLLIEVVARAVKAIGVNVSKGALADLLGEAGTDNIQGEAQKKLDVIANEILLQANEWGGHLAAMASEEVEEVHQIPFDYPKGGYLLLFDPLDGSSNIDVNISVGTIFSVLRFPEGAKEPNEQCFLQPGREQVAAGYALYGPSTLLILTVGNGVHGFTLDREMGSFVYTHPFMTVPVDTQEYAINASNARHWEPPVQRYVAELQQGKTGPRGKDFNMRWVASMVADVHRVLTRGGIFMYPLDEKCRDQGGKLRLMYEANPMAMLVEQAGGSATTGRQRILDVQPERLHQRVPVILGSTHEVERVTAYHLEG